The proteins below are encoded in one region of Acidimicrobiia bacterium:
- the ruvB gene encoding Holliday junction branch migration DNA helicase RuvB, which translates to MREELLRAEEVGDEAEVTADVSLRPHTLDEFVGQRELKAHLEIILEAARRRAQAVDHILLAGPPGLGKTSLASIVASEMGVTIHITSGPAIERAGDLAAMLSQLGEGDVLFIDEIHRLPRVVEEVLYPAMEDFQIDIVLGKGPAARSIRLDLPRFTLVGATTRTGSITGPLRDRFGLVARLDYYEPSELELIVTRAAGILGVRADTDGAREIARRARGTPRIANRLLRRVRDFAEVKGDGTVDLATASAGLALFGVDERGLDKVDRSILSAICERFGGGPVGLSTLAISVGEQTETVEDVYEPFLIQGGLLMRTPRGRVATAAAFTHLGLTPPRQSPAEEPIPGLLG; encoded by the coding sequence ATGCGCGAGGAACTGTTGCGGGCAGAGGAAGTGGGCGACGAAGCGGAAGTGACTGCGGACGTGAGCCTGCGTCCCCACACCCTCGATGAGTTCGTGGGCCAACGCGAACTCAAGGCCCACCTCGAAATCATTCTCGAAGCGGCCCGCCGCCGCGCCCAGGCGGTAGATCACATCCTGCTGGCCGGCCCGCCCGGGCTCGGCAAGACGAGCCTGGCCAGCATCGTGGCCTCCGAAATGGGGGTGACCATCCACATCACCTCGGGGCCGGCGATCGAGCGGGCCGGAGATCTCGCCGCCATGCTCTCGCAGTTAGGGGAGGGTGATGTGCTCTTTATCGACGAGATTCACCGTCTGCCGCGCGTGGTGGAGGAGGTGCTCTATCCCGCCATGGAGGACTTCCAAATCGACATTGTCCTGGGCAAGGGTCCGGCGGCGCGATCGATCCGCCTCGATCTCCCCCGCTTCACGTTGGTGGGGGCCACCACCCGCACCGGGTCCATTACCGGACCCCTGCGGGACCGTTTCGGACTGGTGGCGCGGCTGGACTATTACGAGCCGAGCGAGCTCGAGTTGATCGTGACTCGAGCGGCGGGAATCCTCGGTGTGCGGGCCGACACCGACGGTGCCCGAGAGATCGCTCGGCGGGCGCGGGGCACGCCGCGCATCGCCAACCGCCTGTTGCGGCGCGTGCGCGATTTCGCCGAGGTCAAGGGCGATGGCACTGTGGATCTCGCCACGGCGTCGGCGGGCCTGGCGTTGTTTGGGGTGGATGAGCGGGGCCTGGACAAGGTGGATCGCTCGATCCTGTCGGCCATTTGTGAACGCTTCGGTGGGGGCCCGGTGGGGCTGTCGACGCTGGCCATCAGCGTGGGTGAACAGACCGAGACGGTGGAGGATGTGTACGAACCGTTCCTCATTCAAGGCGGTCTCCTCATGCGCACCCCCCGGGGCCGGGTGGCCACGGCGGCGGCCTTCACCCACCTCGGGTTGACGCCCCCGCGCCAGAGCCCGGCGGAGGAACCCATTCCCGGGCTCTTGGGCTGA
- the secF gene encoding protein translocase subunit SecF, whose translation MTEPNVRRSLWGRLYHGETDYDFVGKLNRWLLISGVIIVIGFVSLSVRGLNLGIDFEGGVVWEVPQGDLSVADAEAAVTDLGVEGVSVQTLTSEGATKLRVESEALPLEDANEVTATLAELTGSSPDDVSFTSVGPSWGREISSKALRALVFFLIALTLYITFRFELKMAIPTIAALLHDILITISVYSLTGFEVTPATVVALLTILGFSIYDGIVVFDKVDENTPLVGVSHGLTYSGMVNLSLNQVLMRSLNTSITALLPVASLLVLGGFILGASTLEEFALALLVGLFAGAYSSIFIASPLLAVLKEREGRYRDVRERIASRAQAPAPALSAPPAAVVEGEAGEAIDVAATPATTVLGGGSLPRPRKKTKKTKKS comes from the coding sequence ATGACCGAACCCAACGTGCGTCGATCCCTCTGGGGGCGTCTCTACCACGGTGAGACCGACTACGACTTCGTGGGGAAGCTCAACCGCTGGTTGCTCATTTCGGGCGTCATCATTGTGATCGGTTTCGTATCGCTGTCGGTGCGCGGTCTCAACCTGGGCATCGACTTCGAGGGCGGTGTGGTGTGGGAGGTGCCCCAGGGCGATCTGTCCGTGGCCGATGCCGAGGCGGCAGTAACCGACCTAGGGGTGGAGGGCGTTTCTGTGCAGACCCTCACCTCCGAGGGTGCGACGAAGCTGCGCGTGGAGTCGGAGGCGCTGCCGCTCGAGGACGCCAATGAGGTCACCGCCACGTTGGCCGAACTCACCGGGAGTTCTCCCGACGACGTGAGCTTCACCTCGGTCGGGCCGTCGTGGGGCCGTGAGATCAGCAGCAAAGCCCTGCGGGCCCTGGTGTTCTTCCTGATCGCGCTCACGCTGTACATCACGTTCCGCTTCGAGTTGAAGATGGCTATCCCCACGATTGCGGCCTTGCTTCACGACATCTTGATCACCATCAGCGTGTATTCCCTGACCGGCTTCGAGGTGACCCCAGCCACCGTTGTGGCGCTGCTCACCATCCTGGGTTTCTCGATCTACGACGGCATTGTGGTGTTCGACAAGGTGGATGAGAACACTCCCCTGGTGGGGGTGAGTCACGGCCTCACCTACAGCGGCATGGTGAATCTGTCGCTGAATCAAGTGCTGATGCGGTCACTGAATACGTCGATCACGGCGCTGCTGCCGGTGGCCTCCCTACTGGTCCTGGGGGGGTTCATCCTTGGCGCTAGCACCCTGGAGGAGTTCGCCTTGGCCCTGCTCGTCGGGCTCTTTGCGGGGGCGTACTCCTCGATCTTTATCGCCTCGCCGCTCTTAGCGGTGCTGAAGGAGCGTGAGGGTCGCTACCGCGACGTCCGCGAACGAATCGCCAGTCGGGCGCAGGCGCCGGCGCCGGCCCTGTCCGCCCCGCCTGCCGCGGTGGTGGAGGGTGAGGCGGGCGAGGCGATCGACGTGGCGGCAACCCCTGCGACCACGGTGTTGGGTGGTGGCTCGCTGCCGCGACCGCGCAAGAAGACCAAGAAGACCAAGAAGAGCTAG
- the ruvA gene encoding Holliday junction branch migration protein RuvA, which yields MIGTLRGTLLDRGAAEITVEAAGVGYRVTVSPTTAVAVGDVGSEVFCWVHHHQREDAVTLYGFATKDERTCFEALIGAHGVGPALALAILSVHAPLALARVVAEDDLGALCLVPGVGKKTAQRLLIDLSSRLSVPVIDGLEATTGAGLHRAGGGARADVRDALAGLGYSEAEIRDVMADLDHQDDTDSGALLRDALQRLAAARK from the coding sequence ATGATTGGCACCCTGCGGGGGACCTTGCTGGATCGAGGCGCGGCGGAGATCACCGTCGAAGCGGCCGGGGTCGGCTATCGGGTCACGGTCAGCCCCACCACCGCGGTGGCGGTGGGCGACGTGGGCAGCGAGGTGTTCTGCTGGGTGCACCACCACCAGCGTGAAGACGCCGTGACGCTCTATGGCTTCGCCACCAAAGACGAACGAACGTGCTTCGAGGCGCTCATTGGGGCCCATGGGGTGGGGCCGGCGCTGGCCCTGGCGATCCTGTCGGTACATGCACCCCTCGCTCTGGCCCGAGTGGTGGCCGAGGACGATCTTGGTGCCCTGTGCCTGGTGCCGGGGGTAGGTAAAAAGACAGCCCAGCGGCTCTTGATCGATCTGTCGTCACGGCTGTCGGTCCCTGTGATCGATGGGCTCGAGGCCACCACGGGGGCTGGCCTCCACCGCGCCGGCGGCGGGGCACGGGCCGATGTGCGCGATGCCCTCGCCGGGCTTGGCTACTCCGAGGCAGAGATTCGCGACGTTATGGCCGATCTGGACCATCAGGACGACACCGACTCGGGGGCCTTGCTGCGTGATGCCCTTCAGCGGCTGGCTGCGGCCCGGAAGTAG
- a CDS encoding ABC transporter ATP-binding protein, producing MLAASRVERADPQDPAPGFRYPCVNAITSTHADTIDGVSTPEPVVLLEKVTKTFGPAMALADLNLRVPSGQITVLLGPNGAGKTTAIRTITGAFSPDSGVIKVFGLDPAVQGREVRSRCGVVSAKPSLYDRLSGRDNLRYSAELHGLGRGPGVDARIAHCAGRFGIGDALDNQVGGYSTGMKTRLALARSVLHHPELLLYDEPTSGLDPESSHAVLELIREMTNDGSTVVMCTHLLLEAEGLADQVVILQDGSDIIDGSPGALTKRFWPEAMVRLSTDDPVALDALAHHEGVVAYERADHVATLHLDRPERIPDLVFALTAAGSRVTRVEPHEPTLEDLYFAVRRASGDTRLGAVDGSTV from the coding sequence ATGTTAGCGGCCAGCCGGGTAGAGCGGGCGGACCCTCAAGACCCCGCCCCTGGCTTCCGATACCCCTGCGTGAACGCGATCACGAGCACCCATGCCGATACCATCGATGGGGTGTCGACGCCCGAACCAGTGGTTCTTCTCGAAAAAGTAACCAAGACCTTCGGACCCGCCATGGCGCTCGCTGATCTCAACCTGCGGGTACCGAGCGGCCAGATCACGGTGCTTCTCGGCCCGAACGGGGCCGGCAAGACCACCGCGATCCGCACCATCACCGGCGCCTTCAGCCCGGACTCCGGCGTGATCAAGGTCTTCGGTCTCGACCCGGCGGTGCAGGGCCGTGAGGTGCGCTCTCGGTGCGGCGTAGTCTCGGCCAAGCCATCGCTCTACGACCGCCTCTCCGGTCGGGACAACCTGCGGTACTCCGCCGAACTCCACGGCCTCGGCCGGGGCCCCGGGGTGGATGCCCGCATCGCTCACTGCGCCGGGCGATTTGGCATCGGCGACGCGCTCGATAACCAGGTAGGGGGCTACTCCACCGGCATGAAAACTCGGCTGGCCCTGGCCCGCTCGGTTCTCCATCATCCCGAACTGCTGCTGTACGACGAACCCACCTCCGGGTTAGACCCCGAGTCGTCCCATGCCGTACTGGAGCTGATCCGAGAGATGACCAACGATGGTTCAACCGTGGTGATGTGCACCCACCTACTGTTGGAAGCGGAGGGCCTGGCGGATCAGGTGGTGATCCTCCAGGATGGAAGCGACATCATTGATGGCTCCCCCGGCGCACTCACCAAGCGCTTCTGGCCCGAAGCGATGGTGCGCCTCAGCACCGATGATCCCGTGGCGCTCGACGCCCTCGCCCACCATGAGGGCGTGGTGGCCTACGAGCGTGCCGATCACGTCGCCACCCTTCACCTCGACCGCCCTGAGCGCATCCCGGACCTCGTGTTCGCCCTCACCGCCGCCGGCTCCCGGGTGACACGCGTGGAGCCCCATGAACCCACGCTGGAAGACCTCTATTTTGCGGTCCGCCGGGCATCGGGCGACACCCGCCTCGGCGCCGTGGATGGGAGCACCGTGTAA
- the ruvC gene encoding crossover junction endodeoxyribonuclease RuvC, with product MDPGLSRCGYGLIHQGPRATRALAVGVLRTSPALPTPDRLAELQVDLRALIQEHRPAVVAIERVLFQVNVRTAIATAQAAGIAMAEAVAGGAQVVEYSPNQVKQAIAGVGGASKDQMERMVQVLLGINQPLRPVDAADAVALALCHLAHAPMRTAVARAVAR from the coding sequence ATCGATCCTGGGCTCTCCCGGTGCGGCTACGGGCTTATCCATCAAGGGCCCAGGGCCACGCGCGCCCTAGCCGTGGGCGTGCTGCGCACATCGCCGGCCTTGCCCACGCCCGACCGTCTCGCCGAACTCCAGGTGGATCTGCGGGCCCTGATCCAGGAGCATCGGCCCGCGGTGGTGGCCATCGAGCGGGTGCTGTTTCAGGTGAACGTGCGCACCGCGATTGCTACCGCCCAGGCGGCGGGGATCGCCATGGCCGAAGCCGTGGCGGGTGGCGCGCAGGTGGTGGAGTACTCCCCCAACCAGGTGAAGCAGGCCATCGCCGGAGTGGGCGGGGCTTCCAAGGATCAGATGGAGCGCATGGTGCAGGTGCTGCTCGGCATCAATCAACCGCTGCGGCCCGTGGATGCCGCCGATGCGGTGGCCTTGGCCCTGTGTCATCTTGCTCACGCCCCGATGCGCACTGCGGTGGCCCGGGCGGTGGCCCGATGA
- a CDS encoding tRNA guanosine(34) transglycosylase Tgt produces the protein MTLSFAVTARDGAARTGVMRTARGDVQTPCFMPVGTRGAVRHLSSADLEDLGAQVVLANTYHLMLKPGVEVIAHQGGLHRFQDWPGHLLTDSGGFQIFSLESGGNVKVDDDGVTFRSTYDGSSHRLTPESAVTIQTSFGSDIQMVLDVCAPLPSSEAVLRQALERTTHWATRARGAFLAQGRPELSQFGIVQGGTDINLRVESAERTVAISFDGYAVGGLSVGESRSEMLRTLTAVLPTLPEDQPRYLMGLGDPIGIVEAVALGIDLFDCVLPTRFARHGTILSGAGRYNLKRAENASADAPLDATCGCPVCARWSRSYLRHLLVVDEPTAPRLLTIHNLWWTMQLVQELRAAIATGTLGAVRSRISAAYG, from the coding sequence ATGACCCTTTCTTTTGCGGTCACCGCTCGCGATGGTGCGGCGCGCACCGGGGTGATGCGTACTGCCCGGGGCGACGTGCAGACGCCGTGCTTCATGCCCGTGGGCACCCGGGGGGCGGTGCGGCACCTGTCCTCGGCCGATCTAGAGGACCTCGGAGCCCAGGTGGTGCTGGCCAACACCTACCACCTCATGCTCAAACCGGGGGTCGAAGTGATCGCCCACCAAGGGGGATTGCACCGGTTCCAGGATTGGCCGGGACATCTCCTCACCGACTCAGGGGGCTTCCAGATCTTCTCACTGGAGTCGGGCGGCAACGTGAAGGTGGACGACGATGGCGTGACGTTCCGGTCCACCTACGACGGCAGTTCTCATCGGCTTACCCCGGAGTCGGCGGTGACGATACAAACGTCGTTCGGCAGCGACATCCAGATGGTGCTCGACGTGTGTGCGCCGCTCCCGTCGTCCGAGGCGGTGCTGCGTCAGGCATTGGAGCGCACAACCCACTGGGCGACCCGGGCGCGGGGCGCCTTTCTGGCCCAGGGGCGGCCGGAACTCAGCCAGTTCGGCATCGTCCAGGGGGGCACGGACATCAACCTGCGGGTGGAGAGTGCCGAGCGCACCGTGGCCATCAGCTTCGATGGGTACGCGGTGGGCGGGCTCTCGGTGGGGGAGTCACGCTCGGAGATGTTGCGCACCCTGACCGCGGTGCTCCCCACCCTCCCGGAGGACCAACCGCGTTATCTCATGGGCCTGGGCGATCCGATCGGTATCGTCGAGGCCGTCGCCCTGGGCATCGACCTGTTCGATTGTGTCCTGCCCACCCGCTTCGCCCGCCACGGCACGATTCTTTCGGGGGCGGGGCGTTACAACCTGAAGCGAGCCGAGAATGCGTCCGCCGACGCTCCCCTCGATGCCACCTGCGGTTGTCCGGTGTGCGCCCGGTGGTCCCGCAGTTATCTGCGTCATCTGCTGGTGGTGGATGAGCCCACGGCCCCTCGACTTCTCACGATCCACAACCTGTGGTGGACGATGCAGTTGGTGCAGGAGCTTCGGGCGGCCATCGCCACGGGCACCCTCGGGGCGGTCCGTTCGCGTATCTCGGCGGCTTATGGGTAA
- the queA gene encoding tRNA preQ1(34) S-adenosylmethionine ribosyltransferase-isomerase QueA: MDTTAVHYHLPEAAIAQVPLEPRDAARLLVDRGPRRRPGHQHISDLPTLVGPGDVVVLNTTRVLPARLGLTKTSGGRVEVLLLEPRQGSVTEVWEALVRPSRKVPAGTALVAGPDLTVVVGEDLGEGRRLVELYLAPGHDVLAALDRHGAVPLPPYITTPLADPERYQTTYAQRPASVAAPTAGLHLTPAVLEAVRATGAQVAEVELVVGLGTFRPIATEVVEDHQMHGERYRVPQATMDACRAAERVVAIGTTTVRALESAAQGPLVGRTELFIHGPRPFAIVDAMLTNFHQPRSSLLVLVDAFVGSRWRGLYEEALREGYRFLSFGDAMFLQGGRG, encoded by the coding sequence ATGGATACCACTGCGGTTCACTACCACCTGCCGGAGGCGGCGATCGCTCAGGTGCCTCTTGAGCCGCGTGATGCGGCCCGGTTGTTGGTCGACCGCGGTCCCCGGCGTCGCCCAGGGCATCAACACATCAGCGACCTCCCCACCCTGGTGGGCCCGGGAGATGTGGTGGTCCTCAACACCACTCGCGTGCTGCCGGCCCGGCTGGGACTGACCAAAACGAGCGGTGGCCGAGTGGAAGTACTGCTGCTGGAGCCACGCCAGGGGAGCGTCACCGAGGTGTGGGAGGCGCTGGTGCGCCCGAGCCGGAAGGTGCCGGCGGGCACTGCACTAGTGGCGGGGCCGGATCTCACGGTGGTGGTGGGGGAGGATCTCGGGGAGGGTCGACGCCTCGTGGAGTTGTATCTCGCCCCGGGGCATGACGTGCTTGCCGCTCTGGACCGCCACGGTGCGGTGCCGCTGCCCCCCTACATCACTACGCCGTTGGCGGATCCGGAGCGATACCAGACGACCTACGCCCAGCGGCCCGCGTCGGTGGCGGCGCCCACCGCCGGCCTGCACCTCACCCCCGCCGTGCTGGAGGCGGTGCGAGCAACCGGGGCGCAGGTGGCCGAGGTGGAGTTGGTGGTGGGCCTTGGCACGTTTCGACCCATCGCTACCGAAGTGGTGGAGGATCATCAGATGCATGGCGAGCGTTATCGAGTGCCCCAAGCCACCATGGATGCCTGTCGTGCCGCCGAGCGGGTGGTGGCCATCGGCACCACCACCGTGCGCGCCCTGGAGTCGGCGGCACAGGGGCCACTGGTGGGCCGCACCGAGTTGTTCATCCACGGCCCCCGGCCGTTTGCCATCGTGGATGCCATGCTGACGAACTTCCACCAGCCCCGTTCGTCGTTACTGGTGCTGGTGGATGCCTTCGTGGGGTCGCGGTGGCGGGGGTTGTACGAGGAGGCTCTGCGGGAGGGCTACCGCTTCTTGAGTTTCGGTGACGCCATGTTTCTGCAGGGAGGGCGGGGATGA
- a CDS encoding N-acetyltransferase codes for MTGPIDDELHRVDWEAAKASLAADEFDNGRTPDALRRSFEQSQHVALAWSDGDLVGMARLLSDGVCNAYLLDVWTHSHHRRQGIATAMVRQLATAVPGQHIGLQTDDAQPLYTSLGFRPQPEFLSLVVGTWLDNDANR; via the coding sequence ATGACCGGGCCCATCGATGACGAGCTGCACCGGGTCGATTGGGAAGCGGCCAAAGCGAGCCTCGCCGCCGACGAGTTCGACAACGGACGTACCCCCGACGCCCTCCGTCGGTCCTTCGAGCAGTCGCAGCACGTCGCGCTGGCTTGGTCCGACGGTGACCTCGTCGGGATGGCGCGGCTCTTGTCGGACGGCGTCTGCAACGCCTACCTCCTCGACGTGTGGACCCACTCGCACCATCGGCGTCAGGGGATCGCCACGGCGATGGTGCGGCAGCTCGCCACCGCCGTACCGGGCCAGCACATCGGCCTGCAGACCGATGACGCCCAGCCCCTCTACACCTCGCTCGGCTTCCGCCCGCAGCCGGAGTTCCTGTCCCTCGTCGTGGGTACCTGGCTCGACAACGACGCCAACCGGTGA
- the secD gene encoding protein translocase subunit SecD, giving the protein MRRNKLTPLIFIVLVAVLAIGAVFATGTSPQLGLDLQGGVSVVLQPTKATSDEALNQTIEVIRSRVDALGVAEPDIVRQGNSVVVQLPGVKNQQRAIELVGTTAELRFRPVIASIPGSVEDLQRAASTTTTTTNTATTVAPITGQSTGQPAAPFQEPVTTTGAPGGTSPAPVPAGDPIPAGLGEELLSGFEVTAPEDDLADQPVVLETIEDGKVTETSKLGPTAANGTIVETAKAELGPTGEWSVNLVIKGGSGIEQFNAIAAECNSKSEICPSGRLAIVLDSQVVSAPNIEQPSFERDQIQISGSFNEREAKDLALVLRYGSLPVVLETQTVQTVSPTLGSESLKSGLLAGLLGLSLVVIYMIFYYRALGVVVLLGLMIWAALNYAIISWLGATRGLALSLAGVTGLVVSVGVTVDSYVVFFERLKDDVRMGRSLRTSTERSWKRAFRTIIAANVASLIGAVLLYLLTVGPVRGFAFFLAMATFLDLVVAYFFIRPMVAWMGRTAFFCGDSWWGLPSGLGISAARGATPVPARRGMA; this is encoded by the coding sequence ATGCGTCGTAACAAACTCACCCCGCTCATCTTCATCGTGTTGGTTGCGGTGCTGGCCATCGGGGCCGTGTTCGCCACCGGAACCTCCCCCCAGTTGGGTCTCGACCTCCAAGGCGGGGTTTCGGTGGTGCTCCAACCCACCAAGGCCACCAGCGACGAAGCGCTGAATCAGACCATTGAGGTCATCCGCTCCCGGGTGGATGCCCTCGGGGTGGCGGAGCCCGACATCGTGCGCCAGGGCAACTCGGTGGTGGTGCAACTACCCGGGGTGAAGAACCAGCAACGGGCCATCGAACTGGTGGGCACGACCGCCGAACTTCGGTTCCGACCGGTGATCGCCTCGATTCCCGGCAGCGTGGAGGACCTGCAGCGGGCCGCCAGCACCACCACCACCACCACCAACACCGCGACGACGGTGGCACCCATTACGGGTCAGTCCACCGGGCAACCGGCCGCGCCGTTCCAGGAGCCGGTGACCACCACCGGGGCGCCGGGGGGTACCAGCCCTGCGCCGGTGCCCGCGGGCGATCCGATCCCTGCGGGTCTCGGCGAGGAACTCCTCAGCGGGTTCGAGGTGACCGCCCCGGAAGATGACCTCGCCGATCAGCCCGTGGTGCTCGAAACCATCGAGGACGGCAAGGTCACCGAGACCTCCAAACTCGGTCCCACCGCCGCCAATGGCACCATCGTGGAGACGGCCAAGGCCGAACTGGGCCCGACTGGCGAGTGGTCGGTGAACCTGGTCATCAAGGGCGGCTCGGGGATCGAGCAGTTCAATGCCATCGCAGCGGAGTGCAACAGTAAGTCCGAGATCTGCCCCAGCGGTCGCCTAGCCATCGTGTTGGACTCCCAGGTGGTTTCGGCCCCCAACATCGAGCAGCCCTCGTTCGAGCGCGACCAGATTCAGATCAGCGGGTCCTTCAACGAGCGCGAAGCCAAGGATCTCGCCCTCGTGCTGCGCTACGGGTCCCTGCCTGTCGTCCTGGAGACCCAAACGGTCCAGACGGTGTCGCCCACCCTCGGCAGCGAGTCGCTGAAATCGGGGTTGTTGGCGGGTCTGCTGGGTCTGTCGCTCGTGGTGATCTACATGATCTTCTATTACCGGGCCCTCGGGGTGGTTGTGCTGCTCGGGCTCATGATCTGGGCGGCCCTCAACTACGCCATCATCTCTTGGCTGGGGGCCACTCGGGGCCTGGCGCTGAGCCTGGCGGGGGTAACGGGCCTCGTGGTCTCGGTGGGAGTGACGGTGGATAGTTATGTGGTGTTCTTCGAACGATTGAAAGACGACGTTCGGATGGGTCGGTCCTTGCGCACCTCCACGGAACGCAGTTGGAAGCGAGCGTTCCGCACCATCATCGCCGCCAACGTGGCCAGCCTCATTGGTGCGGTGCTCCTGTATCTGTTGACGGTCGGCCCGGTGCGGGGTTTCGCCTTCTTCCTCGCTATGGCGACGTTTCTTGATCTGGTGGTGGCCTACTTCTTCATTCGCCCAATGGTGGCCTGGATGGGGCGCACCGCCTTCTTCTGCGGCGACTCGTGGTGGGGCCTGCCCAGTGGTCTGGGGATCTCGGCCGCCCGGGGCGCCACCCCTGTTCCGGCCCGGAGAGGTATGGCATGA
- a CDS encoding adenine phosphoribosyltransferase, whose amino-acid sequence MAADSSWLRQHLRDVPDFPRPGVLFKDITPLLSHVEAFRYAVNALAEQWDDVEFDLVAGVEARGFLFAAPLAYRVGRGLIPVRKAGKLPRETLERMYNLEYGADRLAVHQDAAGVGERVLLVDDVLASGGTAAAACALLEDLGATVVGVGVVVELGFLNGRATLDERDVRSLLIEG is encoded by the coding sequence ATGGCCGCCGATTCGTCCTGGCTTCGCCAGCATTTGCGAGACGTGCCGGACTTTCCGCGGCCGGGGGTGTTGTTCAAGGACATCACACCGCTGCTGAGCCACGTGGAGGCGTTCCGCTACGCCGTGAATGCCCTGGCTGAGCAGTGGGACGATGTGGAGTTCGATTTAGTGGCCGGGGTAGAGGCCCGAGGGTTTCTCTTCGCGGCCCCGCTGGCGTATCGAGTCGGCCGGGGGCTCATCCCAGTGCGCAAAGCGGGGAAGTTGCCCCGGGAGACGCTGGAGCGCATGTACAACCTCGAGTACGGAGCAGACCGCCTGGCGGTCCATCAGGATGCGGCGGGCGTGGGCGAGCGAGTGCTGCTGGTCGACGACGTGCTCGCCAGCGGGGGAACGGCAGCGGCGGCGTGCGCCCTGTTGGAGGATTTGGGGGCCACGGTGGTCGGGGTGGGGGTGGTCGTCGAGTTGGGATTTCTCAACGGTCGGGCGACACTGGATGAGCGCGACGTGCGATCACTACTCATCGAGGGGTAG